AGCAGAAGAATATACTGCAGTAACAGGTTGTAGAATTAATAAGGAGGAAATCTTAAAAGCGGGAGACAGAATATGGTATCTTGAGAGATTACTTAATATAAAATTGGGTCTTATACCGAGTGAAGACACACTACCTAAAAGATTCGTTGAAGAGCCGCTAGAGGAAGGGCCTGCTAAAGGACTTACATGTCCAATAGCCGAGATGCTTAAATTATTTTATGAATATAGGAAAATTGATCCTATAACAGGTTATCCGTCAAAAGAGAGACTTAAAGAGTTAAATATAGATGTTATGTATAACGGTTGAGAAAAGTGAAAATTCACGTTAAAATATATCCAGATACTAATGAGATACACATACTTGAGGTTTCGGAATCTAAAGCTTCTCTCCTACTAGAATACCTTAAATCCATATTAGCTCTTAAAGGCCACTATGTCCTTGTTAAGAATAACAAGATATTAAGTGAAGATGAAGAAATAAAAGATGGAGATGAGATTATAGTGATACCGATAGTAAATGGTGGATGAGAAATGCCGGTAATTAGTGCAAAGGAAATTCCAGGCTACATCGTTCCTAAGCCAAATGAAAGAGAATTAAAGATCATCTTAGCCCCACAACTTAATAACTATGATAAAGCCACAGTACTTTTATCATTAATTCCCCCAGGAAGCACCACAGGACTTCATAAACACGATTTCTCTGATGAAATAATGTATGTAATTACTGGTGAAGGCGTTGCTGTAGAGATAGTAAATGGTAAGAGTGAAACGATCAAAATTAGATCAGGTGACGTGATAAAAACTACGGCTGGGACAATGCACGAGATTAAGAACGCTGGAGGAACAATGCTGGAGCTATTTTGTGTCTTTATACCACCGTTGCCAGCAACCGGGGTCATAGCCGAGGCCTTGAACAAGGCTAAGGAATATCTTAAACACTACAAAAGTAAATAATTTTTAAACGTTCTCCCTATAGAATTTAGGGGAATGAGGTGTAATATATTGCACAAGTACACGGAGGAGATAAAAGTATTAGATGCCATCGTCAGAGTTGATGTATATAGTGAAGAGCCGATAGACCATGTACTTGAGGACGAAGTTTGGCTTAGTTATCGTTTAGCTAGTGCAAAGATAATGAGAGGAAGTATGACTAAAGCAGAACCTGATCTCGTGTTGTTTAAAGACGTCGAGAAAAAAGATTTATCTTATGATGGAAAGACATTATATCTCTATGGTAAATGGTTTACGGGAGAGATACAGAGACTAATCGTCTCCTTGGCTGCCAGAGAATTAGAGAAACTTGGGATCTTTCCGCTTCATTCAACAGCTTTTCACTATAGAGGACGTAATATATTACTTCTTAGTAGCGAAGCTAATCATGGTAAAACTATGACTCTTATAGAAGCATTGCATAGAGGAGCTGAAATGATCTCTGGAGAAACAACATTAATAGATTTTAATGGTAATATTCTTGCTGGTAGTAAAGAAATATTTCTCAAGGCAAGGCCCAGAGGAACTGAACGTAGCGATTTACCGGGAGGTGAAGGCTGGAGAAAATTCTTTAAATCATTACCTGATGTAAGACTTCATGAAATTAAACCCCATGAGAAAATAGATCTTGTCATTTTACCCGACATAGACGGTA
Above is a window of Candidatus Methanomethylicota archaeon DNA encoding:
- a CDS encoding MoaD/ThiS family protein, whose amino-acid sequence is MKIHVKIYPDTNEIHILEVSESKASLLLEYLKSILALKGHYVLVKNNKILSEDEEIKDGDEIIVIPIVNGG
- a CDS encoding cupin domain-containing protein — its product is MPVISAKEIPGYIVPKPNERELKIILAPQLNNYDKATVLLSLIPPGSTTGLHKHDFSDEIMYVITGEGVAVEIVNGKSETIKIRSGDVIKTTAGTMHEIKNAGGTMLELFCVFIPPLPATGVIAEALNKAKEYLKHYKSK
- a CDS encoding aldehyde ferredoxin oxidoreductase C-terminal domain-containing protein — its product is KVKAAIIQQSLCAFLDSAGLCKFAVFGIVNFDMIAEEYTAVTGCRINKEEILKAGDRIWYLERLLNIKLGLIPSEDTLPKRFVEEPLEEGPAKGLTCPIAEMLKLFYEYRKIDPITGYPSKERLKELNIDVMYNG